The following are from one region of the Syngnathus typhle isolate RoL2023-S1 ecotype Sweden linkage group LG22, RoL_Styp_1.0, whole genome shotgun sequence genome:
- the LOC133146291 gene encoding rho-related GTP-binding protein RhoB-like, giving the protein MGKETQMAVDIRKKLVVVGDGACGKTCLLIVFSKDEFPEVYVPTVFETYVADIEVDTKQVQLALWDTAGQEDYDRLRPLSYPDTDVILMCFSVDSPDSLENIPEKWVPEVKHFCPNVPIILVANKKDLRNDENVKNELSRLKLEPVRPDDGRAMAMRIGAHDYLECSARTKEGIWEVFETAARAALQKQKSRRPSFLKKCVLM; this is encoded by the coding sequence ATGGGGAAGGAGACGCAAATGGCGGTCGACATCCGCAAGAAACTGGTCGTGGTGGGCGACGGCGCATGCGGTAAAACGTGTCTACTCATCGTGTTCAGCAAAGACGAATTCCCCGAGGTGTACGTCCCGACCGTTTTCGAAACGTACGTGGCGGACATCGAGGTGGACACCAAGCAGGTCCAACTGGCCTTGTGGGACACCGCGGGCCAAGAGGACTACGACAGGCTGCGGCCGCTTTCCTACCCGGACACTGACGTCATTTTGATGTGCTTCTCCGTGGACAGCCCGGACTCGCTGGAAAACATCCCGGAGAAGTGGGTACCCGAGGTAAAACACTTCTGCCCTAACGTGCCCATCATTCTGGTGGCCAACAAGAAGGATCTACGCAACGACGAGAACGTCAAGAACGAGTTGTCCCGACTCAAGCTGGAGCCGGTGAGGCCCGACGACGGCCGAGCTATGGCCATGCGTATCGGCGCACACGACTATTTGGAGTGCTCGGCCAGGACGAAAGAAGGCATCTGGGAGGTGTTCGAGACCGCAGCTAGGGCAgctttgcaaaaacaaaagtccCGGAGGCCGAGTTTTCTCAAAAAATGCGTTTTGATGTGA